The genomic window CCTTCTCCATGCGTCAGGCAGTTGTGAACCGTCCAACAGTGGAGCTCGACGCACAATCGTCTCCGCCGCGATGTCTCTCCGCGTTGTGTAATGCGCTGAGCGGGGACTGTCCGGATAACGGTGTAACCGGCCCGACACGCCGACGTAGGTCGGCGGGAAGGGGTCGTGATGACCGAGAACCTTGCGGGCATGAGCTCGCTGAAGAAGACCGTGCAGAAGTCCCAAACAGCCCAGGCTGAGCAGGCCGCGGTGCGTGAGCTGGTCAAGGCCGCCCGTGCTCGTGGTGAGGACCTGACGGGGCCAGAGGGGCTGTTGAAGACGTTGACCAAGACCGTCCTGGAGACCGGTCTCGATGAGGAGATGAACGATCACCTCGGGTACGACAAGCACGCCGTCGAAGGTCGTGGGAGTGGCAATTCCCGCAACGGCACCCGCACGAAGACGGTGACCACCGACAACGTCGGAGCCGTCGACATCGAGGTCCCCCGTGACCGCGAGGGCAGCTTCGAGCCGAAGACCGTCCGCAAGCGGCAACGCCGCTTGGGCGATGTGGACACGGTCGTGCTCTCGTTGTACGCCAAGGGCCTGACCACGGGAGAGATCAGCGCCCACTTCGCCGAGGTCTACGGCGCTTCGGTGTCCAAGGATCGGGTCAGTGTGATCACCGACCGGGTGCTCGAGGACATGCAGGCGTGGTGCGCCCGGCCGCTGCTGCCGGTGTACGCCGCGATCTTTATCGACGCGATCCATGTCAAGGTCCGTGACGGGCAGGTCGGTAACCGGCCGTTCTACGCCGCGATCGGCGTCGACCTGCAGGGTCGACGAGACGTGCTCGGGCTGTGGGCCGGTACCGCCGGGCACGGCGAGAGCGCCAAGTTCTGGATGAGCGTGCTCACCGAGATCAAGAACCGCGGCGTGGGCGATGTGTTCTTCATCGTCTGCGACGCCCCTGTTGGGCCTGCCGGACGCGGTCAACCAGGTCTTCCCACTGGCTACGGTCCAGACCTGCATCATCCACCTCATCCGAGGCACGTTCCGGTACGCCTCGAAGAAGTACTGGGACCACATCGCCCGCGACCTGCGCCCGATCTACACGGCGCCCTCACCGCAGGCCGCGTGGGCCGCGTTCGAGGAGTTCGAGGAGAAATGGGCCAAGGCCTACCCGGCGATATCCCGACTGTGGCGCGACGCGTGGGAGCAGTTCATCCCGTTCCTGGATTATGACGTCGAGATCCGCCGAGTGCTCTGTTCGACTAACGCGATCGAGTCTTTGAACGCGCGCTACCGGCGGGCGGTGAACGCCAAGGGTCACTTCCCGACCGAACAGGCAGCGCTCAAGACGCTGTATTTGGTCACGAGGTCACTGGACCCCAGGGGCACCGGGCAGGCACGCTGGGTCACCCGGTGGAAGCCAGCCCTGAACGCCTTCGCCGTCACCTTCGCCGACCGCATGCCGGCCGCGGAGAACCTCTAACAAGAAGATGCCGGTTACACCGTTCACCGGACACACCCGCTGAGCGCACGATGCCCCTTCAACGGGGGGAGAAAGAGGGGGCGTCGCGAACGACACTGGGCATGGCTCAGCAGCTTGCCCCCCGGGGGAGCGGGGCGTGGCCACGCTATGAGCGAGTGGCCGCGGATCGCGCTGCGACACGACCAAGCGTGGCAGCCGTATCCCAGTGCCAGTGTGTGCGGCTATTGTCTGCGACAGGGTAAGGACTTACCTCGACGGGGGTCATTATGGGTATGCAGGAGCATGAGCACGTCGTTCACGTCGTGCCGACCACGAAGGTGCCCGCCGACGTTGGTCCGTGGCAGTGGCTCGAAGCGGGGAAAGCGGCCACGGTGGAGCGCATCAGGCAGGCCGAAGGTAGGGGCATCCTGTACCCGGCCTCGTCGTCGTTGGCCAGAGCGCTGCAACCGATCCTCAGCGTGGCCGACTCACGGGCAGGTGATCTTTTTCGGGTGCAGCTGCCCACAGGTGCCAGCCTGGACCAGCTCGTTCCAGCCATTGGGGGTGGATATCGGGGAATGGTGCGGAGCGGCGGCAGGGGTATCTCGGGTCAGGCGCGCCTATTGCCGGTGGCGAAGGCTGGGATGGTAGCGGCGAGTGCGGGGATTGCCGCCGTGGTTATTGCGGCGGAGTACATGGCGCAACAGGAACTGGTGGCCAAGCTTGACCGGATCCAAGACGGCGTCGATCGCCTGAATGAGCGAGCGGATGGCAGGGACCGCGCAGTTCTGGATGTAGCGGCGGTGACCATCGAGGAGAGCCAAGCTGCCATTGCGGGATCTGTGGCGCCACCGCGCTCGCTGGGACTGGACTCGACGGCTAGTGAACTGAGGCTGCTATTGGCTCGCGAAGAGCGATGGATCACTCAGCTCGGGCAGACGGCCGTGCTCATCGACGAGGCGCGGAAGTTGGACCGCTTGGATCCGGATGGGGTACCGATCTCTGAGTTCGAGGAGTGGGTCGGGATGAGGGACCTGCACCAAGAGCCTGGCCGTTACGCCCAACGGATCGCCGACTACTACCGTGTTCTGGTTCTGGATAGTCAATTTGCGCTACTTGCATCGGCGGAGGCTGAGCTGTCGTCAGGGGATGCCGATATGGGTGCCTTCGAAGACTCCTTGAAGCGACGGTTGCAGACGAATGCGCGTCGGCAAGAGAGGCTCTTGGAGGTCACGGAAGCGCTCGCTCGCGAGCCGATCACGTCAACGCCGTTCCAACGGAGGCTGGCCGAGTCGCATGCCGTCGAGCGGGTGGTCACGGATGTTGCATTTGGCCTTCGTGCGGCAGCCCGGTTATCTGAGGTGGTCGATGTCCGGGGTCGTCAAGAGATGGTTGTCGAGGTTCTCGAAGGTGGGGACATGCGGGTCGATGCCACGGGCGTCAGCGTGAAGGACTAATACGGCATGGCTCGCGGCGCCCCTGACGGCGTCTCGAAATTATCAGTCGGGCGGTGGCGCAACCGCTAGCCAAGGGCAGCGTCGTCAGGGCGTTCCGCTCCAAGGGCTGATGCGGTTCACTTCCGCGCGCGACGCATCCCAAGAAATAGTGAACCCAGCTTCTGGGACAGCCCGTCATGCCGCGCCATCAGCCAAAGTGGCTCTTCCCAGATGAGGGTGTAGGTCGGCCGGGCGCGTCGGTCCGCAGATAGACGTCGAGGTCTCCCGACGATGGAGGTTCCTACGCCATCCATCCGAAAGACCTCGACGTGACCGACGCTACCCCGCCGGCCGGCCTCGGCCGCCCTGACCTGACCGCCTTCGCGTCTCATCCCAATCGACCCTGATCGGGTCTGCTGACCCCCTCGACGAGAACGCAGCGACATCACAGCCACCCAACCCCGACCGGCCGGGAAGCCGGGGCACGTCACATGGCCTGTGCTGCGGGCGTGTCGAGTGGGTCGTCCAGGGGCGACGCAGGAGCGTCGACGCGACGTGCTGAGAGGTGGTTCCAACCGGGCGCTAGGACACCGGCTACAGGCATGGCGATAGGTCAGGAACGGCGTCGCTCCCTGCGCAGGAGGGAGCGCAGAGTCTCGGCGTTCGCGTAGCCGACCCGTAGCGCGATCTCGGCGGAGGTGAGGTCCGTGGTTGCTGAGAGGTGCCGAGCTCGTTCGATGCGAAGCCGTTGGACGAAGCCGAGCGGAGTGAGGTTGAGCGCCGCACGGACTCGTCGTTCGAGGGTGCGCCGGCTGGTGCCGAGCGACTGCGCGACGAAGGCGACGTTGAACGGTTCGTCCAGGCGGGCGCGCACGAAGCGTTCGAACTCGACGACGATCGGGTCCTCGTGCCGGAGATGTTCGTAGGCGACGAAGGCCGCCTGCGACGGACGCTCGTCGATGATGAGGAGCTTGGCGACATGTTGGGCCAGGTCGGGGCTGATCGATCGCACGAGTGAGAGCGCGAGGTCGATGTGGGCGAACGCGGCGCCGGCGGTGACGAGGTTCCCGTCCACGACGACCATGGTGTCGAGATCGAGGGCGACGGTCGGATAGCGCTTCAGGAACTCCGGCCCCAGGAACCAGCTGGTCGTCGCCCGCCGATGATGCATCCGTCCGGTCTCGGCGACGGCGAACACGCCGGTGCACGCCGCGGCGATCCGGGTGGTCGCGTCGTCGAGGCGCCCGAGCGAGGCGATGACCGAACGAGCATCTCGGCTCTGGAGGGCGTCGTTGGTAGCGGCGGCCGTGAGGGTTCCAAGCGCAGGGACGACGACCACGTCGAACTCTCCGGACTCCGACAGCGGGTGGTCAACCGACAGGGTCATCGATGCCGTCGTGGTCACTCGCCGTTTCGGTCCGAGGATGGCGAGTTCGATCGGGTCGATCCGCGGGTCGATATCGCCGCGGGCTCCGTCGGCCACCCGCACGATGTCGATGACCGACGCGACAGCCGAACCGAAGCAGCCGTCGATCGCGATCAGTCCGATACGCATGGCGCGAACAATAGCAATACTGTCGTATACGCCACTCCCCATCGGCCCTCGCTCGTCATACGCTGAACTCGCCCCACGAAGAACCCCGACTTCAAGGAGAACCCCTCATGTCCACACCCGCATCACTTCCGTATGCCTTCGTCGCCAAGATCGTCGCGGCCGATGGACAGCACGACGCGCTCGCCGATCTGCTCGCCGGCGCTGTCGCACTCGCCAACGAAGAAGTGGGAACGATTGTCTGGTTCGCGGCTAGAACCCACGCCGACACCTTTTGGATCTTCGATGCATTCCCCGACGAGGCCGCTCGCGACGCCCACGCCAACGGCGCCATCGTCGCAGCCCTGATGGCCAACCAGCACCTCCTCGGCGCAGCACCCGAGATCCTGGCGGCCGACGTCCTCGCGTCCAAGCTCCCGTAGTCCGCCAACGCACGAGACGATCGCGCCCCGCCGAGCCGTCGGACCCGACCGCCTCGACACCCGCACCACGTTGACGATCCCCGACGGGCCGATCACGAGGGGGGCCAGGCAACACCAGGCGCAAGCCTGGAGCGGCACTGGTTCACCGGTGGTCATCGAGAGAGCCAGCGCGGTTCCATGGCAGCGCAACTGTGTCATCTTGCCCTCCGTCCCGCTAGGCGCCGTGGGCGGGTCTTGGTTGCGATCCGTTGCCGTGACGGGAGACGCGTTGCGCGTCGCAGCGATGACGGGTCGTTGGCGTTCCGGGGCGTTGCGTTCGTGCGCGTCGCCCGTGCGGCATGGAACATCTCGCTGCGCACACAACGATCGCTGCGCCGACGCACCGTTGACACCTCGCACGTCCAGGTCGCGACACAACGCCACGCCGCGTTGCCGAGCGGAGCGAGGCCTATCGGCACACGGACAGCATGCCGGCCGCGAGCGCTCAGCCGGCGAGGGGTCCGTCGCAGAGGAGAGCGACGTCGGGCAGAGCCGTGAGGCCAGCGCATCGCGCGACCACCAGAACCGAACCGACGACCTAATCACGTCGGCTTTGCGTCTATCGCTTGATGCGCCCACTGGGCGAACGAGCCGCTGACCTGCGCAAACGCCGAGAGTGGGGGGCGCCGCCATCCGGTGGTGACCGACGACGACCGACCAGTACCGACCGTTTCACCGGAGCTTGCGGCGGCGTCGAAGCCGAGCAAGCTCCATTCTTTTAGCTCACCGCGCCCTCCT from Janibacter cremeus includes these protein-coding regions:
- a CDS encoding GlxA family transcriptional regulator → MRIGLIAIDGCFGSAVASVIDIVRVADGARGDIDPRIDPIELAILGPKRRVTTTASMTLSVDHPLSESGEFDVVVVPALGTLTAAATNDALQSRDARSVIASLGRLDDATTRIAAACTGVFAVAETGRMHHRRATTSWFLGPEFLKRYPTVALDLDTMVVVDGNLVTAGAAFAHIDLALSLVRSISPDLAQHVAKLLIIDERPSQAAFVAYEHLRHEDPIVVEFERFVRARLDEPFNVAFVAQSLGTSRRTLERRVRAALNLTPLGFVQRLRIERARHLSATTDLTSAEIALRVGYANAETLRSLLRRERRRS
- a CDS encoding putative quinol monooxygenase, which encodes MSTPASLPYAFVAKIVAADGQHDALADLLAGAVALANEEVGTIVWFAARTHADTFWIFDAFPDEAARDAHANGAIVAALMANQHLLGAAPEILAADVLASKLP